A genomic region of Fervidobacterium gondwanense DSM 13020 contains the following coding sequences:
- a CDS encoding DNA-directed RNA polymerase subunit beta has product MKTYQVGKRTRYSFGRVDEIIEVPDLVEIQHKSFKELLDKGILRILKKFSPITSAKTEGRREKGFSLEFVGFRVGEPLHSVEECKQRLLTYVAPFYATVRVTDLSTGEMREEEVSLGNYPIMTQNQTFVINGVERVVVSQLVRSPGVYFVEEPTKNIGSKPIYLAHFLPVRGVWLEILLNLNDETLYARIDRRKKLNLFLVLKTLGYQNDLDILSLFPSYIDVEDDYTLKHSEGIIILENVVSKSGDILAEKGSILTPTLIDVLREHGIDKIKVVNKYIFKTYAKLKERLKMPLEENISELRAYMEIYKELRPGEVFRYNAAKSYWNNLYFNDERFELTEVGRYKMNKKLTNSYRKFLVEIENRSPKSVENIEYNENSNALTPMDIVLVVRMLLDVEKHPETLDTKDHLANKRVKDVGELIGSEFERAFSKSVHQIQEKLATYTSLDKISIPSLINLRNVIASLNSFFATNPLSQFMDQVNPIAELTHKRRLTAVGPGGLKRERARFEVRDVHHSHYGRMCPIETPEGGNIGLITSLSVYATTDKFGFLVTPYRRVVNGKITNEVVYLAADEEENYKIASSTIARNDEGNILQERVPVRYLEKIVYVHRDEVEFVDISPKQIVSVTTALIPFLEHDDANRALMGSNMQRQAVPLIKPQAPLVGTGMEYPAAIYSGHVVLAKNDGIVKKVDGRKIIVHRTDENGNPMYDRNGNPVIDEYTLLKYVRSNQDTCINQKPIVDAGEFVKKGTPIADGPATDNGELALGRNVLVAFLPWEGYNFEDAILVSEELLEDDAFTSVHVEVYETTARETRVGPEEITSEIPNVSKENLRNLDENGIIRIGAYVGKQKYFTSQDILVGKVTPKGESDASPEEKIMRSVFGEKGKDVKDSSLRVPHGVEGRIIGVHVFHKEEVGDLGPGVNTLVRVYLATRKPLDVGDKLAGRHGNKGVVSMILPKEDMPFLPDGTPVQIVLSPLGVPSRMNIGQVLETSLGWLAKLTNRHFATPVFDGAKEDQILPELYKVREQLNLHHGDDPANPTGKVILRDGRTGKEFDSPVLVGYMYIMKLIHIARDKIHARATGPYSLIHQQPLGGKAQFGGQRFGEMEVWALEAYGASYTLNEMLTVKSDDIRGRTEVYKAIMKGKNLPEPGLPESFKVLVRELKGLALDVRVYDEHGNEIDVEKL; this is encoded by the coding sequence TTGAAAACCTATCAAGTTGGTAAGAGAACAAGGTATTCCTTCGGCAGGGTAGATGAGATTATTGAAGTCCCCGACCTCGTGGAAATCCAGCACAAATCCTTCAAGGAGCTCTTAGACAAGGGCATTTTGCGCATTCTCAAGAAGTTCAGTCCCATCACATCAGCAAAGACAGAAGGTCGACGCGAAAAAGGTTTTAGTCTCGAATTCGTTGGATTTCGTGTGGGAGAACCACTTCACTCTGTTGAGGAATGTAAACAGAGACTTTTAACATATGTTGCCCCATTCTATGCAACAGTCCGCGTGACAGATCTTTCAACCGGTGAAATGCGTGAAGAGGAAGTTAGTCTCGGTAATTATCCAATCATGACCCAAAACCAAACATTTGTTATAAATGGTGTTGAAAGAGTTGTGGTGAGCCAGCTCGTCAGGAGTCCTGGCGTGTACTTTGTAGAAGAGCCTACAAAGAACATCGGTTCGAAACCAATATATTTAGCTCACTTCTTGCCGGTAAGAGGTGTTTGGCTCGAAATATTACTCAACCTCAACGATGAAACGCTATACGCTCGAATAGATAGAAGAAAGAAACTGAATCTTTTCTTGGTTTTGAAGACCTTAGGTTACCAAAATGACTTGGATATTCTTTCGTTGTTCCCAAGCTACATAGATGTTGAAGATGACTATACTTTAAAACATTCCGAAGGAATAATCATTTTGGAAAATGTTGTTTCCAAATCAGGTGACATCCTTGCGGAAAAAGGTTCTATACTTACCCCTACACTTATAGATGTGTTGCGTGAACATGGAATAGATAAGATAAAAGTTGTTAACAAGTACATTTTTAAGACATATGCGAAACTGAAAGAACGCCTGAAAATGCCGTTAGAGGAAAATATAAGCGAGCTGAGGGCGTATATGGAAATATACAAGGAACTGCGCCCTGGCGAAGTATTCAGATACAATGCAGCCAAGTCTTACTGGAACAACCTTTACTTCAACGATGAGCGCTTTGAGTTGACAGAAGTCGGACGTTATAAGATGAACAAGAAACTTACAAATAGCTACAGAAAGTTCCTTGTAGAAATTGAAAATAGATCCCCGAAGAGCGTTGAGAATATAGAGTACAACGAGAACTCCAATGCCTTGACACCGATGGATATAGTACTCGTTGTAAGAATGCTTCTTGATGTAGAGAAACATCCAGAAACTCTTGATACGAAAGACCATTTGGCGAATAAGAGAGTTAAAGATGTCGGTGAACTGATAGGCTCTGAATTTGAAAGAGCGTTCTCTAAGTCGGTCCACCAGATACAAGAAAAGCTTGCAACTTACACAAGCTTAGATAAGATTTCTATTCCAAGTCTTATAAACCTTAGAAATGTAATCGCTTCTTTGAACAGTTTCTTTGCCACGAATCCGCTGTCTCAGTTCATGGACCAAGTAAACCCGATCGCTGAATTGACACACAAAAGAAGGCTTACGGCTGTTGGTCCTGGCGGTTTGAAGAGAGAAAGGGCGAGGTTCGAAGTTCGTGACGTTCACCACTCGCATTATGGAAGAATGTGTCCGATCGAAACGCCAGAAGGTGGAAATATAGGTCTTATTACATCGCTTTCTGTTTATGCGACAACCGATAAGTTTGGTTTCTTGGTAACACCGTACAGACGCGTTGTGAACGGTAAGATTACAAATGAAGTTGTCTATCTCGCAGCGGACGAAGAAGAAAATTACAAAATTGCATCATCAACAATTGCAAGAAATGATGAAGGCAACATTCTCCAAGAGAGAGTGCCGGTCAGGTACCTCGAAAAGATTGTCTACGTGCATAGAGACGAGGTTGAATTCGTCGATATTTCACCAAAACAAATCGTCAGCGTCACAACTGCTCTTATTCCGTTCCTTGAACACGATGACGCTAACCGTGCCCTTATGGGTTCAAACATGCAAAGGCAGGCTGTTCCTCTCATAAAACCGCAAGCACCTCTCGTAGGAACTGGAATGGAATATCCTGCAGCTATCTACTCAGGACATGTGGTACTGGCGAAAAACGATGGAATAGTTAAAAAAGTCGACGGAAGGAAAATAATTGTCCACAGAACGGATGAAAACGGTAACCCAATGTACGATAGAAACGGTAACCCGGTTATAGATGAGTACACATTGTTGAAGTACGTGAGATCTAACCAAGACACATGCATCAACCAAAAACCTATAGTAGACGCTGGAGAGTTCGTCAAGAAGGGCACGCCGATAGCCGATGGCCCAGCGACAGATAACGGAGAACTTGCACTCGGTAGGAACGTGTTAGTCGCGTTCTTGCCATGGGAAGGCTACAACTTTGAAGACGCTATACTCGTAAGCGAAGAGCTCCTTGAAGACGATGCATTCACATCTGTACACGTTGAAGTTTACGAAACAACGGCACGCGAAACGCGAGTCGGTCCAGAGGAAATAACCTCAGAAATACCCAACGTTTCAAAAGAAAACCTCAGAAATCTCGATGAGAACGGAATAATAAGGATAGGTGCTTACGTTGGTAAGCAGAAATACTTTACATCGCAAGACATCCTTGTTGGTAAAGTAACACCAAAAGGTGAAAGCGACGCAAGTCCTGAAGAAAAGATAATGAGATCCGTCTTCGGTGAAAAAGGTAAAGACGTTAAAGATTCTTCATTGAGAGTCCCACACGGCGTTGAAGGAAGAATCATTGGCGTTCACGTGTTCCATAAGGAAGAAGTTGGAGACTTAGGACCTGGTGTGAATACGCTTGTTAGAGTCTATCTGGCAACTAGGAAACCGCTTGACGTTGGTGATAAGCTCGCAGGTAGGCACGGTAACAAAGGTGTTGTATCGATGATATTACCGAAAGAAGACATGCCGTTCTTACCAGACGGAACTCCGGTCCAAATAGTGCTCAGTCCACTTGGCGTTCCATCACGTATGAACATCGGTCAGGTGCTTGAGACATCTCTCGGTTGGCTTGCCAAGTTGACGAACAGGCACTTCGCGACGCCAGTGTTTGACGGTGCAAAAGAAGATCAAATTTTGCCTGAACTGTACAAAGTAAGGGAACAGCTCAACTTGCACCATGGTGATGATCCAGCAAATCCTACGGGTAAGGTGATTTTGAGAGATGGAAGGACGGGTAAAGAATTCGATTCACCTGTGCTCGTCGGCTATATGTACATTATGAAGCTCATACACATAGCAAGAGACAAGATACACGCACGCGCAACAGGTCCATACTCACTTATTCACCAACAACCACTCGGTGGTAAGGCTCAATTCGGTGGTCAAAGGTTCGGTGAAATGGAAGTTTGGGCACTTGAAGCTTACGGAGCATCCTACACGCTGAATGAAATGCTCACGGTAAAAAGTGATGATATCAGAGGTCGTACAGAAGTTTACAAGGCAATCATGAAAGGCAAGAACTTGCCAGAACCAGGATTGCCAGAAAGCTTCAAAGTTCTTGTCAGAGAATTGAAAGGTCTTGCTTTGGATGTGCGTGTCTACGATGAGCATGGAAATGAAATAGATGTCGAAAAGCTATAA
- a CDS encoding peptidoglycan D,D-transpeptidase FtsI family protein, giving the protein MSRLRYKLVLVLLTAFISFLNLKVYINISTNQYAVKSVTPALRGSIYDSRGRLLATSEIVYTAYLDLDYLRSFAGNGFKKDPDFVKMLMNFGIAEKISELDSRKILRLGSVQKREEAIKKIPTIYLKFVSIEPEERRNSISDFGLSMIIGKTDQRYGISGVEAYFDKILRPVRNGIVQMNYSGFLGRRINTLSIDPQNGKNVRITIDSGLQRELYKLASDYKEKKQATEVGILIMESKTGKLRVALTTQSWPTYYMGYIEPGSTIKPILFASAIELGLVNSDSHFYCPGYVQPIEGLDLKIKDLEVHKDINLYDGLVHSCNVASVLTVKKIVDTFGTEKLYEVLSSFGFGKETGIELSGEIPGKLNPPDKWYRADWAFIGIGQSIGVTPIQLLAAFNTIVNDGEYVQPTLDDEKVPNKKRLLSKNTTNIVKNMLFDVVEKGTGINARIEGIKILGKTGTAQKNQKKDVTAIFVGQVYLDIPYTVMVWVDSPQSEKLSSIVAAPFFKDVVLKIKEFQDKYEKKNISDFSSLPDMKGWTLKHVNEFLKSSTTTDIAVRIHSRGLYVSNYTLSTTNEATVIDLWLTPTPPID; this is encoded by the coding sequence TTGAGCAGACTTCGCTACAAACTCGTATTAGTCTTACTAACAGCATTTATATCGTTCTTAAATCTAAAGGTATATATTAATATCTCGACTAATCAGTATGCCGTTAAGAGCGTTACGCCTGCTCTACGCGGGAGCATTTATGACTCACGTGGCCGATTGTTAGCCACTAGTGAGATAGTGTACACCGCATACCTTGATTTAGATTATCTAAGAAGTTTTGCCGGTAATGGTTTCAAAAAGGATCCGGATTTTGTAAAGATGCTCATGAATTTTGGAATTGCTGAAAAGATTTCCGAACTCGACAGCAGAAAGATCTTGCGCCTTGGAAGTGTCCAAAAAAGGGAAGAGGCTATCAAAAAGATTCCAACCATATATTTAAAATTCGTCTCGATAGAGCCGGAAGAAAGGCGGAACAGTATTTCAGATTTTGGGCTTTCAATGATTATCGGAAAGACAGATCAAAGATATGGAATATCTGGAGTTGAAGCGTACTTTGACAAGATATTGAGACCTGTAAGAAACGGTATAGTCCAGATGAATTACTCAGGTTTCTTGGGTAGAAGAATAAACACTTTGTCCATCGATCCTCAAAATGGAAAGAATGTGCGGATTACAATAGATAGTGGTCTCCAACGCGAACTGTACAAGCTCGCCAGTGATTACAAGGAAAAGAAGCAAGCAACAGAAGTTGGAATACTCATAATGGAAAGTAAGACAGGTAAACTCCGCGTAGCACTCACCACTCAAAGTTGGCCCACATACTACATGGGTTATATCGAACCGGGTTCTACGATAAAACCTATCCTCTTTGCATCAGCTATAGAGCTTGGGTTGGTCAACAGCGATAGCCATTTCTACTGCCCGGGTTACGTTCAGCCAATTGAAGGTCTTGATCTGAAAATAAAAGACCTCGAGGTGCATAAGGACATTAACCTCTACGATGGTTTAGTCCATTCTTGTAATGTTGCCTCCGTTTTAACGGTTAAGAAGATAGTCGATACATTCGGTACCGAAAAATTGTACGAAGTCCTCTCGTCATTCGGCTTTGGAAAAGAAACCGGAATAGAGCTTTCAGGAGAGATACCTGGCAAACTGAATCCACCCGACAAGTGGTACAGAGCTGACTGGGCATTTATTGGTATAGGCCAATCGATAGGTGTTACACCAATTCAGCTGCTCGCGGCTTTTAATACGATCGTAAACGATGGCGAATATGTCCAGCCAACGTTAGACGATGAGAAGGTCCCAAACAAGAAAAGACTCCTTTCGAAAAACACCACTAACATAGTTAAAAATATGCTTTTTGATGTCGTAGAGAAAGGTACAGGTATCAATGCGAGAATTGAGGGAATCAAGATATTGGGAAAGACGGGAACGGCTCAGAAGAATCAGAAGAAAGACGTTACAGCGATCTTTGTCGGGCAAGTGTATTTAGATATACCCTATACTGTAATGGTATGGGTTGATTCACCGCAGAGTGAGAAGCTAAGCAGTATAGTCGCTGCACCGTTTTTCAAAGATGTGGTACTGAAAATCAAAGAATTTCAGGATAAATATGAGAAGAAAAACATCAGCGATTTTTCCTCTCTTCCGGATATGAAAGGCTGGACACTTAAACATGTAAATGAATTTTTGAAGTCAAGCACAACAACGGACATAGCAGTTCGAATTCATTCGCGTGGCCTATATGTTTCCAACTATACATTATCAACCACGAACGAAGCAACGGTTATCGACCTGTGGTTAACACCCACCCCACCAATAGATTAA
- the rplJ gene encoding 50S ribosomal protein L10 — protein MLRRPEKEQLVSELTEEFKGASLVLFTDFTGLSVAQMTKLRRALRERFGNDARLTVVKNTLLRMALKDAEYDVEHEKVFFGPTAVLYVKAGDPVEAIKVFYNFVKENKGTPVCKGLYLEKKFFAGEQLEDLSKLPSREQLLAMVVGGIQGPIRGLVNSLAGVLRSVLYALNAIKEKKENQ, from the coding sequence GTGCTTAGAAGACCTGAAAAGGAGCAGTTAGTTAGTGAATTGACAGAAGAGTTTAAAGGTGCTTCCTTGGTTCTTTTTACCGATTTCACAGGACTGAGCGTTGCACAGATGACCAAACTTAGAAGAGCTTTAAGAGAGAGGTTCGGAAACGACGCGAGGCTCACAGTTGTAAAGAACACACTTTTGAGAATGGCTCTTAAGGATGCAGAGTACGATGTTGAACACGAAAAAGTATTCTTCGGACCAACAGCTGTACTCTACGTCAAAGCCGGTGACCCCGTTGAAGCTATAAAAGTTTTCTACAACTTCGTAAAAGAGAACAAGGGTACGCCTGTCTGCAAGGGATTGTATCTCGAGAAGAAGTTCTTCGCGGGCGAACAGCTTGAAGACCTTTCAAAGCTTCCTTCAAGAGAGCAGCTCCTCGCAATGGTCGTTGGTGGTATCCAAGGTCCAATCAGAGGGCTTGTCAATTCTCTCGCAGGTGTGCTTAGAAGTGTGCTTTACGCTCTTAACGCAATTAAGGAAAAGAAAGAAAATCAGTAA
- the rplL gene encoding 50S ribosomal protein L7/L12 — protein MTLEELVKAIESLTVAELAELVKMLEERFGVSAAAPVMAAMPVAAAAAPAAAVEEKDTFDVLLKSFGAKKVEVIKVVREITGLGLKEAKDLVEKAGAADAFIKQGVKKEEAEDIKKKITEVGGEVEIK, from the coding sequence ATGACATTGGAAGAACTCGTAAAAGCTATTGAGTCTTTGACGGTTGCAGAACTTGCGGAACTCGTTAAGATGCTCGAAGAAAGATTTGGCGTAAGCGCAGCAGCTCCAGTAATGGCAGCAATGCCAGTGGCAGCAGCGGCAGCACCAGCAGCGGCAGTAGAAGAAAAGGATACATTTGACGTTCTCCTCAAGAGCTTCGGTGCAAAGAAAGTCGAAGTCATCAAAGTTGTAAGAGAAATCACAGGACTTGGCCTTAAGGAAGCAAAAGACCTTGTTGAAAAAGCAGGCGCAGCAGATGCATTCATTAAACAGGGTGTAAAGAAGGAAGAAGCAGAAGACATCAAGAAGAAGATTACAGAAGTCGGCGGAGAAGTTGAAATAAAGTAA